One Thioclava electrotropha DNA segment encodes these proteins:
- a CDS encoding TAXI family TRAP transporter solute-binding subunit, whose protein sequence is MFQNIKLGALIAGAVALSAPVAKAENFINILTGGTSGVYYPLGVALSEVYGETMPDARVQVQSTKASVENLNLLQQGRGELAFALGDSVKDAWEGNPEAGFKAPLGKLRAIAAIYPNFIQVAALKDAGATTITDLKGKSLSVGAAKSGTELNARKIFDAAGMSYDDLGKVEYLPFSESVELMKNRQLDATFQSSGLGNAALKDLSTTQDVTFVAIPADIAEKLGAPYKAGVIPAGTYPGQDADVPTVAITNILVTREGVSDEEAYQMTKQLFEHLDTLKAAHSAANGISAEAAVQGLPIPLHPGAERYYKEIGILK, encoded by the coding sequence ATGTTCCAGAACATCAAGCTCGGCGCGCTGATCGCCGGGGCAGTGGCGCTGAGCGCGCCCGTCGCGAAAGCCGAAAACTTCATCAATATCCTCACCGGGGGCACCTCGGGCGTCTACTATCCGCTCGGCGTGGCGCTATCGGAAGTCTATGGCGAAACCATGCCCGACGCGCGCGTGCAGGTGCAGTCGACCAAGGCCTCGGTCGAGAACCTCAACCTGCTCCAGCAGGGCCGGGGCGAGCTGGCCTTCGCGCTGGGCGACTCGGTGAAGGATGCGTGGGAGGGCAACCCGGAGGCGGGCTTCAAGGCGCCGCTGGGCAAGCTGCGCGCCATCGCGGCGATCTACCCGAACTTCATTCAGGTCGCGGCCCTCAAGGACGCGGGTGCCACCACGATCACCGACCTCAAGGGCAAGAGCCTCTCGGTCGGCGCCGCGAAATCGGGCACCGAGCTGAACGCGCGCAAGATCTTCGACGCGGCGGGCATGAGCTATGACGATCTGGGCAAGGTCGAGTATCTGCCGTTCTCGGAATCGGTCGAACTGATGAAGAACCGCCAGCTCGACGCGACCTTCCAGTCCTCGGGTCTCGGCAACGCGGCGCTGAAGGACCTCTCGACGACGCAGGACGTGACCTTCGTCGCGATCCCGGCCGATATCGCCGAGAAACTGGGCGCGCCCTACAAGGCGGGCGTGATCCCGGCGGGCACCTATCCGGGCCAGGACGCGGACGTGCCGACCGTGGCGATCACCAATATCCTCGTGACCCGCGAAGGCGTGTCCGATGAGGAAGCCTACCAGATGACCAAGCAGCTCTTCGAGCATCTCGACACGCTCAAGGCGGCGCATTCGGCGGCCAATGGCATCTCGGCCGAGGCGGCGGTGCAGGGGCTTCCGATCCCGCTGCATCCGGGCGCCGAGCGTTACTACAAGGAAATCGGTATCCTGAAGTAA
- the tnpA gene encoding IS200/IS605 family transposase: protein MEYRSGRQVVSYLHVHLVFVTKSRRGLLDADAHQRLKGAFEKVAAGFGATVVECDGEDDHMHLLLEYPATVPVAKLVNSLKGVGSRLLLRDREDLRRRSPKGLWSPSYFAASCGGPPLDVIRDYVRKQRTPTA, encoded by the coding sequence ATGGAATATAGATCGGGAAGACAAGTTGTTAGCTACCTTCATGTCCACTTGGTCTTTGTAACCAAGTCCCGGCGTGGTCTTCTTGACGCTGATGCTCATCAGCGTCTTAAAGGTGCCTTCGAGAAAGTCGCCGCAGGCTTCGGCGCCACTGTGGTTGAATGCGATGGCGAGGACGATCACATGCATCTGTTGCTGGAGTATCCAGCAACAGTGCCGGTTGCGAAGCTTGTCAACTCATTGAAAGGGGTCGGGTCGCGGCTATTGCTGCGCGACCGTGAAGATTTGCGGCGCCGCAGCCCGAAGGGCCTTTGGTCGCCGAGTTACTTTGCCGCCAGCTGCGGCGGGCCGCCCCTCGATGTCATCCGCGACTATGTGCGGAAACAGAGAACGCCGACGGCATAA
- a CDS encoding aa3-type cytochrome c oxidase subunit IV — MAEYKPGNMDIRDQERTFSGFVRFVTISVIVIICFLVFLALVGG; from the coding sequence ATGGCCGAGTATAAACCGGGCAATATGGACATTCGTGACCAGGAGAGAACATTCAGCGGTTTTGTTCGCTTCGTCACGATTTCGGTGATTGTGATCATCTGCTTTCTGGTGTTTCTCGCTCTCGTAGGCGGCTGA
- a CDS encoding MBL fold metallo-hydrolase, producing the protein MRGDGAPVSTNGIRYPWAEPPEPGGAIEVAPGVMWIRLPLPMALDHVNCFALDEGDGWALVDPGIDTRKCRAALQAAMDGPLGGKPITKVLVTHYHPDHIGLAGWLQEQGAELITTRTSWLFARMLQLDPQDRPVAETLAYYRRAGMSPALLDKRANERPFNFADCVHALPLGFTRIVEGDEITLGGRRWAVKMGDGHAPEHATLWSFDDDLVLGGDQLLPSISANLGVYATEPEADPLADWLTSCARFAEIAEDRHLVLPGHKLPFTGLPLRLRQMIENHEGALKRLRKHLETPRTACECFPPLFKRQIDESTHGLAMVEAMAHLNHLWHKGEVSRTLREDGAWLWSLK; encoded by the coding sequence ATGAGGGGCGACGGCGCTCCCGTGTCGACGAATGGCATCCGCTACCCTTGGGCGGAGCCGCCCGAGCCGGGCGGGGCGATCGAGGTCGCGCCCGGGGTGATGTGGATCCGTCTGCCGCTGCCGATGGCTCTCGATCACGTCAATTGCTTTGCGCTCGATGAGGGCGATGGCTGGGCGCTGGTCGATCCCGGCATCGACACGCGCAAATGCCGCGCGGCGCTGCAGGCGGCGATGGATGGTCCGCTGGGCGGCAAGCCGATCACCAAGGTTCTGGTGACGCATTACCACCCCGATCACATCGGGCTGGCGGGCTGGCTGCAAGAGCAGGGCGCGGAGCTGATCACGACCCGGACCTCGTGGCTGTTTGCGCGGATGCTGCAACTCGACCCGCAGGATCGGCCCGTGGCGGAAACGCTTGCCTATTACCGGCGCGCCGGAATGAGTCCGGCGCTTCTGGACAAGCGCGCCAATGAACGGCCCTTCAACTTCGCCGATTGCGTGCATGCGCTGCCGCTTGGCTTCACCCGGATCGTGGAGGGCGATGAGATCACCCTCGGCGGGCGGCGCTGGGCCGTGAAGATGGGCGACGGGCACGCGCCCGAACATGCGACGCTTTGGAGCTTTGACGACGATCTGGTTCTGGGCGGCGATCAGCTTCTGCCCTCGATCTCGGCCAATCTCGGCGTCTATGCGACCGAACCCGAGGCCGATCCGTTGGCCGATTGGCTGACCTCCTGCGCGCGCTTTGCCGAGATCGCGGAGGATCGCCACCTCGTGCTGCCCGGCCATAAGCTGCCCTTCACCGGGCTGCCGTTGCGCCTGCGCCAGATGATCGAGAACCACGAGGGCGCGCTGAAACGTCTGCGCAAGCACCTTGAGACCCCGCGCACCGCCTGCGAGTGCTTCCCGCCGCTGTTCAAACGCCAGATCGACGAGAGCACCCATGGGCTCGCGATGGTCGAAGCGATGGCGCATCTCAACCATCTTTGGCACAAAGGGGAGGTGAGCCGCACCTTGCGAGAGGACGGCGCCTGGCTCTGGAGCCTGAAATGA
- a CDS encoding AbrB family transcriptional regulator codes for MRWTVLLAGSALLAFALSLAHLSAALLLGPMAVAIALAASGGAVRLPPLGFIAAQGVVGVMIASKLPASILPEIARDWPIFLAGTLSTVLGASALGWVMARAGGLPGTTAIWGSSPGAATAMTLMSDDYGADMRLVAVMQYTRVACCAIAATAVVQIFGVAQARDVGAALAEQDPMDVVAAVETLALGIGAAFLGVRLRIPGGGLLLPMAFGLIASATGLLEITLPQTVLAISYAVVGWGIGMRFTRAVLRHAARLLPRILGSIIALIALCAAFAMGLVYFAGIEPVTAYLATSPGGADSVAIIAAGTQVDVPFVMAMQIARFLLVLVAGPALARALSRRRGDV; via the coding sequence TTGCGCTGGACCGTCCTCCTCGCGGGCTCTGCGCTTCTGGCCTTCGCGCTGAGTCTCGCGCATCTCTCGGCGGCGCTTCTTCTGGGGCCGATGGCGGTCGCGATCGCGCTTGCCGCGAGCGGCGGGGCGGTGCGGCTGCCGCCTCTGGGCTTCATCGCGGCGCAGGGTGTCGTAGGCGTGATGATCGCCTCGAAGCTTCCCGCCTCGATCCTGCCCGAGATCGCCCGCGACTGGCCGATCTTCCTCGCCGGGACGCTCTCCACCGTGCTCGGCGCAAGCGCGCTCGGCTGGGTGATGGCGCGGGCGGGCGGCTTGCCGGGCACGACGGCGATCTGGGGTTCCTCCCCCGGCGCGGCGACCGCTATGACGCTGATGTCGGACGACTACGGCGCCGACATGCGTCTTGTCGCCGTCATGCAATATACCCGCGTCGCCTGTTGTGCGATCGCCGCCACCGCTGTCGTGCAGATTTTCGGCGTGGCGCAGGCGAGGGATGTCGGCGCGGCACTCGCCGAGCAAGACCCGATGGACGTCGTCGCCGCAGTCGAGACGCTCGCGCTCGGGATCGGGGCGGCGTTTCTGGGCGTGCGGCTGCGCATTCCGGGCGGCGGGCTGCTGCTGCCGATGGCCTTCGGCTTGATCGCCAGCGCCACGGGCCTTCTGGAGATCACCCTGCCCCAGACCGTGCTCGCGATCAGCTATGCGGTCGTCGGCTGGGGGATCGGGATGCGCTTTACCCGCGCCGTGCTGCGCCATGCCGCAAGGCTGCTGCCCCGCATCCTCGGCTCGATCATCGCGCTGATCGCGCTCTGCGCGGCCTTCGCGATGGGATTGGTCTATTTCGCCGGGATCGAGCCTGTGACCGCCTATCTCGCCACCAGCCCCGGCGGGGCGGATTCGGTCGCGATCATCGCGGCGGGCACGCAGGTCGATGTGCCCTTCGTCATGGCGATGCAGATCGCCCGCTTCCTGCTCGTGCTGGTCGCGGGCCCCGCACTCGCCCGCGCATTGTCACGCAGGCGAGGCGATGTCTGA
- a CDS encoding L-threonylcarbamoyladenylate synthase: MSQDTKLLSADAEGYAQAAALLRAGELVAMPTETVYGLAGDARNDRAVAAIFAAKGRPKFNPLIVHLPSIEAAEEIAVVSDDARQIAARYWPGPLTLVLPLRPEAGLSDLVTAGHDTVAIRLPAHPVARALLTEFGGPLAAPSANPSGKISPTTAQHVMDGLGGKIAAVIDGGPCEVGVESTILTLDPPALLRPGGVAAEEIEALISQPLPTGGDAAKPNAPGQLKSHYAPGAAVLLDVTAPHPDAVWIGFGGDCPTADLNLSPSGELTEAAANLFAMLRKGDALAQTRGLSTLAFAPIPETGLGRAINDRLRRAAAPRD; encoded by the coding sequence ATGAGCCAAGACACGAAACTCCTTTCCGCCGATGCCGAGGGCTATGCGCAGGCAGCCGCCCTGCTGCGCGCGGGCGAGCTGGTCGCGATGCCGACCGAGACGGTCTACGGGCTTGCAGGGGACGCGCGCAACGACCGCGCGGTGGCGGCGATTTTCGCGGCGAAGGGGCGTCCGAAGTTCAATCCGCTGATCGTGCATCTGCCGTCGATCGAGGCCGCGGAAGAGATCGCCGTGGTCTCCGACGATGCACGCCAGATCGCCGCGCGCTACTGGCCGGGACCGCTTACGCTGGTCCTGCCGCTGCGCCCCGAGGCCGGGCTCTCCGATCTTGTGACGGCCGGGCATGACACGGTCGCGATCCGCCTGCCCGCGCATCCGGTCGCCCGCGCGTTGCTGACCGAATTCGGCGGGCCGCTGGCCGCGCCCTCGGCCAACCCATCGGGCAAGATCAGTCCGACCACGGCGCAGCATGTGATGGACGGGCTTGGCGGCAAGATCGCGGCGGTGATCGATGGCGGCCCCTGCGAGGTCGGGGTGGAATCCACCATTCTCACGCTCGATCCGCCCGCGCTGCTGCGCCCCGGCGGGGTCGCCGCCGAAGAGATCGAGGCGCTGATCAGCCAGCCCCTGCCCACCGGCGGCGACGCGGCCAAGCCCAACGCGCCGGGGCAACTCAAATCGCATTATGCGCCGGGCGCCGCCGTGCTGCTGGATGTGACCGCCCCGCACCCGGATGCGGTCTGGATCGGCTTCGGCGGCGATTGCCCGACCGCCGATCTGAACCTCTCGCCTTCGGGCGAGCTGACAGAGGCGGCGGCGAACCTCTTCGCGATGCTGCGCAAGGGCGATGCGCTCGCCCAGACGCGCGGCCTTTCCACACTCGCCTTCGCCCCGATCCCGGAGACCGGCCTCGGGCGCGCAATCAACGACCGCCTGCGCCGCGCGGCTGCCCCGCGCGACTGA
- a CDS encoding YqgE/AlgH family protein, producing MDLTGKFLIAMPGMGDPRFEHSVIAVCAHSDEGAMGLIINKPLPTPAFSDLLESLDIERPGADIRFDQPILFGGPVETGRGFVLHSPDWTTGEGQMEVTDRLRMTGTRDILEDIAMGRGPNQALMALGYAGWGPGQLEEEILDNGWLTADSDADLALDAEHETKWVRALEGMGIDPRTLSAAAGHA from the coding sequence ATGGACCTGACAGGCAAGTTTCTGATCGCGATGCCCGGTATGGGCGATCCGCGATTCGAGCATTCGGTGATCGCCGTCTGCGCCCATTCCGACGAGGGTGCGATGGGGCTGATCATCAACAAGCCCTTGCCGACGCCCGCCTTCTCGGACCTTCTCGAAAGCCTCGATATCGAACGGCCCGGTGCGGATATCCGTTTCGATCAGCCGATCCTTTTTGGCGGTCCGGTCGAAACCGGGCGCGGCTTCGTGCTGCATTCGCCCGACTGGACGACCGGCGAGGGGCAGATGGAGGTCACCGACCGGCTGCGGATGACTGGCACGCGCGACATTCTCGAAGATATCGCGATGGGGCGCGGCCCGAACCAGGCGCTGATGGCGCTGGGCTATGCGGGCTGGGGGCCGGGGCAGCTGGAGGAGGAAATCCTCGACAATGGCTGGCTCACCGCCGACAGCGATGCCGACCTCGCGCTCGATGCCGAGCATGAGACGAAATGGGTGCGCGCGCTTGAAGGTATGGGGATCGACCCCCGGACGCTTTCGGCAGCTGCTGGTCATGCTTGA
- a CDS encoding acyl-CoA dehydrogenase yields MTYRSPVTDIRFILDHVVPLAPVAETEMFAEATPDMVEAILTEGGKLCDEVIAPTNRDGDLTPAKLENGVVRSPAGFKEAFAALAEGGWIGIAASPEHGGMGLPQALNVGFNDMLSGANLSLQLNPLLTQGQIEALEHHASDEIKALYLPKLISGEWSGTMNLTEPGAGSDVGALKTKAVPNDDGTYAISGQKIYITWGDNDCVSNVCHLVLARLPDAAPGTKGISLFMVPKLIPDDAGKPGVANSLKVVSLEHKLGIHGSPTCVMSYEGATGWLVGEENKGMAAMFTMMNNARLNVGAQGIGVAEAAYQQALAYAKDRVQFAPIVEHADVRRMLAGMKAEIFAARSIALACGVAIDMGRATNDANWQARAALLTPIAKAYGTDMGIRVASTGVQVHGGMGFIEETGAAQYLRDVRITTIYEGTNGIQAMDLVGRKMMDEGKAAFRLLQEIEDEAQGAREAFPVLAEDVWQAAEELREHTEWMVSQGMQDRFAGAVPYLDAFARVLGGYYHLRAAMAEGRDSARGHLAAVYIRRLMPAYAASLAEAKEGAEGLYALSVEDLEA; encoded by the coding sequence ATGACTTACCGTTCCCCCGTCACCGATATTCGCTTCATCCTCGACCACGTCGTGCCGCTCGCACCGGTGGCCGAAACCGAGATGTTCGCCGAGGCGACCCCCGATATGGTCGAAGCGATCCTCACCGAAGGCGGCAAACTGTGCGACGAGGTGATCGCGCCGACCAATCGCGACGGCGATCTGACGCCCGCGAAACTGGAGAATGGCGTTGTGCGCTCGCCCGCCGGCTTCAAGGAGGCCTTCGCGGCGCTGGCCGAGGGCGGCTGGATCGGTATCGCGGCAAGCCCGGAGCATGGCGGGATGGGGCTGCCGCAGGCGCTGAACGTCGGTTTCAACGACATGCTGTCGGGGGCGAATCTGTCGCTGCAGCTCAACCCGCTGCTGACGCAGGGCCAGATCGAGGCGCTGGAGCATCACGCCTCCGACGAGATCAAGGCGCTGTATCTGCCCAAGCTGATCTCGGGCGAATGGTCGGGCACGATGAACCTGACCGAGCCGGGGGCGGGCTCGGATGTGGGCGCGCTGAAGACGAAGGCGGTGCCGAACGATGATGGCACCTATGCGATCTCGGGCCAGAAGATCTACATCACTTGGGGCGACAATGATTGCGTCTCGAACGTCTGTCATCTGGTGCTGGCGCGGCTGCCCGATGCGGCCCCCGGCACGAAGGGGATCAGCCTCTTCATGGTGCCGAAGCTGATCCCGGATGACGCGGGCAAGCCCGGCGTGGCGAACTCGCTGAAAGTGGTCTCGTTGGAGCACAAGCTGGGCATCCACGGCTCGCCCACCTGCGTGATGAGCTACGAGGGCGCGACCGGCTGGCTCGTCGGCGAAGAGAACAAGGGCATGGCCGCGATGTTCACGATGATGAACAACGCGCGTCTGAACGTGGGTGCGCAAGGCATCGGCGTGGCCGAGGCCGCCTATCAGCAGGCGCTGGCCTATGCGAAGGACCGGGTGCAGTTTGCGCCGATTGTCGAGCATGCCGATGTGCGCCGGATGCTGGCGGGCATGAAGGCCGAGATTTTCGCGGCACGCTCGATCGCGCTGGCCTGTGGCGTCGCGATCGACATGGGGCGCGCGACGAATGATGCGAACTGGCAGGCCCGCGCGGCGCTGCTGACGCCGATCGCGAAGGCTTACGGCACCGATATGGGCATTCGCGTGGCGTCGACCGGCGTGCAGGTGCATGGCGGCATGGGCTTCATCGAGGAAACCGGCGCGGCGCAATATCTCCGCGATGTGCGGATCACCACGATCTACGAGGGCACCAACGGCATTCAGGCGATGGATCTTGTGGGCCGCAAGATGATGGACGAGGGCAAGGCCGCCTTCCGTCTGCTGCAGGAGATCGAGGACGAGGCGCAGGGTGCGCGCGAGGCCTTCCCGGTGCTGGCCGAAGACGTCTGGCAGGCCGCTGAGGAACTGCGCGAGCACACCGAATGGATGGTCAGCCAAGGCATGCAGGACCGCTTCGCGGGGGCCGTGCCCTATCTCGACGCCTTCGCGCGGGTGCTGGGTGGTTATTACCACCTGCGCGCCGCGATGGCCGAGGGCCGCGATTCCGCGCGTGGTCACTTGGCTGCCGTCTATATCCGCCGCCTGATGCCTGCCTATGCGGCCTCGCTGGCCGAGGCAAAGGAAGGAGCCGAAGGGCTCTACGCGCTGAGCGTCGAAGATCTCGAGGCATGA
- a CDS encoding RNA-guided endonuclease InsQ/TnpB family protein: MSISVKKTTPGLGYKDQVDMKVANNLSSRSIFHIENPKTKCYNLTMQTIRGHVYRLKPTPEQEVLLAQTAGVTRLVYNLALEQRRTWGGRPFAGGDPRNFGAKGLSRELSELRSDFDWIRAISQTAQNQALIDLDRAYANFFEGRAGYPRPRKRGAADSFRHVGREIALRKLNAKWSEVRIPKIGWIRYRDTRPLRARADGTVEIRNATLRRRPDGGWEISIATRCEIEERLVPAAAVGIDRGVAVPYALSTGEMVHLPKTVKRRRAAIRRAQKTLSRRKRGSARYARARRRLATLRARDARARAHLAHVLSRRLARGHGLVAIEDLKIGAMTRSARGTAEAPGRNVAQKAGLNRGILNVGWHALERMLDYKLEETGGILIKVPAAYTSQTCAVCGHVDARSRESQALFACTACGAQTNADINAAKNILARALARDEDRRGNAPLLDVEAQASAAHEASTHLGPERFDAA, translated from the coding sequence ATGAGCATCAGCGTCAAGAAGACCACGCCGGGACTTGGTTACAAAGACCAAGTGGACATGAAGGTAGCTAACAACTTGTCTTCCCGATCTATATTCCATATTGAGAACCCTAAGACCAAATGTTATAATTTGACTATGCAGACGATCCGTGGCCATGTCTACCGGCTCAAGCCGACGCCGGAGCAGGAAGTCCTGCTCGCGCAGACGGCTGGCGTCACGCGCCTAGTCTACAATCTGGCGCTAGAGCAGCGGCGAACATGGGGCGGTCGGCCTTTTGCCGGCGGCGATCCAAGGAATTTCGGTGCGAAAGGTCTTTCGCGCGAGCTTTCAGAGCTTCGTAGCGACTTCGACTGGATCCGTGCCATCAGCCAGACTGCGCAGAACCAGGCCCTGATCGATCTCGATCGAGCCTATGCGAATTTTTTCGAGGGGCGGGCCGGATATCCGCGCCCGCGCAAGCGGGGCGCGGCGGACAGTTTCCGCCATGTTGGCCGCGAGATCGCGCTGCGAAAATTGAACGCAAAATGGTCAGAGGTCCGCATCCCGAAGATCGGCTGGATCCGCTATCGCGACACCCGTCCGCTGCGCGCCCGGGCCGATGGCACGGTCGAGATCCGCAACGCGACGCTCCGGCGCCGCCCCGACGGCGGCTGGGAGATCTCGATCGCAACCCGCTGCGAGATCGAAGAGCGGCTGGTTCCGGCCGCCGCCGTGGGCATCGATCGCGGCGTGGCCGTGCCCTACGCGCTTTCGACCGGGGAGATGGTCCATCTTCCGAAGACGGTGAAGCGGCGCCGGGCCGCGATCCGCCGCGCCCAGAAGACGCTGTCGCGCCGCAAGCGGGGATCGGCCCGCTATGCGCGGGCGCGCCGCCGCCTGGCCACCCTGCGGGCGCGGGACGCCCGGGCCCGGGCCCACCTGGCCCATGTGCTGTCGCGCCGATTGGCGCGGGGTCATGGGCTGGTGGCGATCGAGGATCTCAAGATCGGCGCCATGACCCGTTCAGCGCGCGGCACGGCGGAGGCGCCGGGGCGTAACGTGGCGCAAAAAGCCGGGCTGAACCGGGGGATTCTGAACGTCGGCTGGCATGCGCTGGAGCGCATGCTCGACTACAAGCTCGAGGAAACGGGAGGGATCCTGATCAAGGTCCCGGCCGCTTACACCAGCCAGACCTGCGCCGTATGCGGCCATGTGGATGCGAGGAGCCGCGAGAGCCAAGCTCTCTTCGCATGCACCGCCTGCGGCGCGCAAACCAATGCCGATATCAACGCGGCGAAGAATATCCTGGCCCGGGCCCTCGCCCGGGACGAGGATCGACGGGGGAACGCTCCGTTGCTGGACGTGGAGGCTCAGGCATCAGCCGCCCATGAAGCGTCAACTCATCTCGGCCCGGAGCGGTTCGATGCCGCATAG